GACAACGTGTTGTTGACCACGTAGTACAGTACCAGGCCCGACGGCAGGAAGAGGAACATGACCGAGAAGATCAGCGGCATGAACATCATCATCTTCGCTTGCATCGGATCCGGCGGCGTCGGGTTCAGCTTGGTCTGAATGAACATCGACACGGCCATCAGCACCGGCAGGATGTAATATGGATCCTGCGTCGAGAGGTCATGAATCCAGCCCAGCCACGGCGCGCCGCGCATTTCCACCGACGAGAGCAGCACCCAGTACAGCGCAATGAACACCGGAATCTGGATCACGATCGGAATACAGCCGCCGAACGGATTGACCTTCTCGGTCTTGTACAGCTCCATGAGCGCCGCGTTCATCTTCTGCGGATCGCTCTTGTAGCGCTCGCGCAGCGCCTGCATGCGCGGCGTGATTTCCTTCATGCGCGCCATCGACTTGTAGCTCGCAGCCGACAGCGGGAAGAACACCAGCTTGATGATGACCGTCACGGCGATGATCGCCCAGCCCCAGTTGCCGATGATGCCGTGCAGCTTCGAGAGCAACCAGAACAGCGGCTTGGCGAGGATGGTGAAGTAACCGTAGTCCTTCGTCAGCTCCAGGCCCGGCGCGATCTGCTCGAGCATGTGCTCTTCCTGCGGACCGGCGAACAGGCGTGCGTCGACCGTCTCGGTGCCGCCGGCGGGGATGCTCGCCAGCGGCTCTTTCACCCCCACGCGATACAGGCCGTTATCGAGCTTGCCGATGTAGTTCTCGCGCGCGGCGCCTTCCTTCGGAATCCAGGCCGTGGCGAAGTAGTGCTGCACCATGCCGATCCAGCCGTCGCTCGATTGCTTGATGTACTTGGCCTTGTCCTTGTCGATATCGCT
The Pandoraea pulmonicola DNA segment above includes these coding regions:
- the yidC gene encoding membrane protein insertase YidC, which encodes MDIKRTVLWVIFALSVVMLFDNWQRANGHSSLFFPTPEVSTPAATGGNKTPANDLPQAANGGAAAGNAPGNAPAAATAQKVRITTDVYEADISTQGGTLSFLALTKWPDAEEADKHVVLFDNTPSQQYFARTGLIGGDFPNHNDIFTLVPGPTTMTGDTLTVKFESPVKGGLQLVRAYTFHRGSYVIDVANTIVNKTDAAIKPTLYMELVRDGREISGAKFSHTFTGPTVYSNDEKFQKITFSDIDKDKAKYIKQSSDGWIGMVQHYFATAWIPKEGAARENYIGKLDNGLYRVGVKEPLASIPAGGTETVDARLFAGPQEEHMLEQIAPGLELTKDYGYFTILAKPLFWLLSKLHGIIGNWGWAIIAVTVIIKLVFFPLSAASYKSMARMKEITPRMQALRERYKSDPQKMNAALMELYKTEKVNPFGGCIPIVIQIPVFIALYWVLLSSVEMRGAPWLGWIHDLSTQDPYYILPVLMAVSMFIQTKLNPTPPDPMQAKMMMFMPLIFSVMFLFLPSGLVLYYVVNNTLSIAQQWSINRMLGTKKEKKAA